The following are encoded together in the Pedobacter sp. D749 genome:
- a CDS encoding CaiB/BaiF CoA-transferase family protein translates to MLPLEDYLVIDFSQFLSGPSAGLRLADMGARVIKIERLGVGDICRTLYTSNLIMNGESSVFHAINRNKESFEVDLKSEEDCEMVRQLLKKADVMIHNFRPGVMERLGFDYQSVTALNPAIIYGEISGYGSTTEWKNKPGQDLLLQSVTGLTSLTGNADSGPVAMGLSIVDMLAGAHLAQGLLACLYRKAIKNEGGLVQVSMMESAYDFQFETITTFMNDGGSLPERSKKNNANAYLGAPYGIYQTENGYLALAMGSIPQLGNLLGCEQLEDYVEVSEAFDKRDEIKAVLADHLLSATTEKWLSILEPADIWCADVLNWNALMAHDGFKVLNMIQEVEMADGYKYETTRCPIRIDGELLTSSKGSPKLGQDNEKIIKEFITQHTTANA, encoded by the coding sequence ATGCTACCGCTTGAAGATTATTTAGTTATCGATTTCAGCCAGTTTCTTTCTGGCCCATCGGCAGGTTTACGTCTCGCCGACATGGGTGCGCGCGTAATCAAAATTGAGCGACTGGGTGTAGGTGATATCTGCCGCACACTTTATACTTCGAACCTGATTATGAATGGCGAATCGTCAGTTTTTCATGCCATCAACAGAAATAAAGAAAGCTTTGAAGTTGATTTAAAAAGCGAAGAAGATTGCGAAATGGTTCGCCAACTGCTAAAAAAGGCAGATGTAATGATACATAACTTCCGCCCGGGTGTGATGGAACGCTTGGGTTTCGATTATCAATCGGTTACCGCTTTAAATCCTGCAATTATTTATGGCGAAATATCAGGTTATGGAAGCACTACCGAATGGAAAAATAAACCAGGTCAGGATTTACTTTTACAATCGGTTACCGGCCTGACTTCTTTAACAGGAAATGCCGATAGCGGTCCTGTTGCCATGGGTCTATCCATTGTAGATATGCTGGCCGGCGCACATTTAGCACAAGGACTTTTAGCTTGTTTGTATCGAAAAGCCATAAAAAATGAAGGCGGATTGGTACAGGTTAGCATGATGGAATCGGCCTATGATTTTCAGTTCGAAACCATTACCACCTTTATGAATGATGGTGGAAGCTTACCCGAACGCTCAAAAAAGAACAATGCAAACGCGTATTTAGGTGCTCCTTATGGGATTTATCAAACAGAAAACGGATATTTAGCCCTGGCGATGGGTTCAATTCCACAGTTAGGCAATTTGCTTGGATGTGAGCAACTTGAAGATTACGTTGAAGTGAGCGAAGCATTTGATAAACGGGATGAGATTAAGGCTGTTTTAGCCGATCATCTTCTATCGGCCACCACCGAAAAATGGCTTTCCATACTGGAGCCGGCTGATATCTGGTGTGCCGATGTTTTAAACTGGAATGCGTTAATGGCACACGACGGTTTTAAGGTGTTGAACATGATCCAGGAAGTGGAAATGGCAGATGGTTACAAATATGAAACCACCAGATGCCCGATCCGTATTGATGGCGAATTGCTTACCTCATCAAAAGGCTCGCCTAAATTAGGACAGGATAATGAAAAAATTATCAAAGAATTTATAACACAGCATACAACTGCAAATGCATAA
- a CDS encoding CaiB/BaiF CoA-transferase family protein: MNKPLEGLLVLEFCQFLAGPSAGLKLADLGARVIKIERPKTGDACRQLSIKNLFIDEDSLLFHTINRNKESYAADLKNPEDLERLKKLISKADVMTHNFRPGVMEKIGLDYETVRKMNPKIVYGMVTGYGNEGPWKNKPGQDLLVQSVSGLTFLSGVDVDGPVPFGLSVSDIMCGNHLAQGIMAALIKRAKTNKSVLVEVSLLESILDVQFEVLTTYLNDGGKLPDRSGAKGSAHAYLSAPYGMYETSDGYIAMAMGNLPNICAIINCDIADLYVEAGSAFENRDKLIVRLAATFKKENTKHWVDLLESHGIWCAEVLNYQTATAMNTYKSLQIEQELDLADGKTIKTTVSPIRLDNEKLFASKAAPKLGENTSEINKEFELK; the protein is encoded by the coding sequence ATGAACAAGCCGTTAGAAGGACTTTTGGTTTTAGAGTTTTGCCAGTTTCTGGCAGGACCATCGGCTGGTTTAAAACTGGCCGATTTAGGCGCACGTGTAATTAAAATCGAACGGCCCAAAACCGGCGACGCTTGCAGGCAACTATCCATTAAAAATCTTTTTATAGATGAAGATAGTTTACTTTTTCATACGATAAACCGAAATAAAGAGAGTTATGCTGCAGATTTAAAGAATCCTGAAGATTTAGAAAGATTAAAAAAACTAATCAGCAAAGCCGATGTAATGACACATAATTTCCGTCCTGGTGTGATGGAGAAAATTGGTCTGGATTATGAAACAGTTCGAAAGATGAACCCTAAAATTGTTTATGGTATGGTCACCGGTTATGGCAACGAAGGCCCGTGGAAAAACAAGCCAGGGCAGGATTTGTTGGTTCAATCTGTTTCAGGTCTTACTTTTTTATCAGGAGTTGACGTAGACGGACCTGTTCCATTTGGCCTTTCTGTTTCTGATATCATGTGTGGTAACCACTTGGCGCAAGGCATTATGGCCGCTTTAATCAAAAGAGCAAAAACAAATAAAAGTGTGTTGGTTGAGGTGAGTTTGTTGGAATCAATTTTAGATGTACAATTCGAGGTATTAACCACTTACTTAAATGATGGCGGTAAATTGCCCGATAGAAGCGGAGCAAAAGGAAGTGCGCACGCCTACTTAAGTGCACCATACGGCATGTACGAAACTTCCGATGGTTATATTGCAATGGCCATGGGCAACCTGCCGAATATCTGTGCAATTATTAATTGTGACATTGCCGATCTTTATGTAGAAGCAGGATCGGCCTTCGAAAACCGTGATAAGTTGATTGTTCGTTTGGCAGCAACGTTTAAAAAGGAAAATACAAAACATTGGGTTGATCTTTTGGAAAGTCACGGAATCTGGTGCGCTGAAGTATTGAATTATCAAACTGCTACAGCTATGAACACTTATAAAAGTTTACAGATTGAGCAGGAGTTAGATTTAGCTGATGGCAAAACAATAAAGACAACCGTGAGCCCGATCCGCTTGGATAACGAAAAGTTATTTGCTAGTAAAGCCGCACCAAAACTTGGGGAGAATACGTCAGAGATTAATAAAGAGTTTGAGTTAAAATAA
- a CDS encoding extracellular solute-binding protein codes for MHNQIDTFRIAVRKFAPFESAMQKFWAQYCMVSGCKLKLEMVVMDLPELYDSTIAQKGLAKGDFDIAHISTDWVLEGYTNHDFEVLNPYINKNKPDDFPRGWSKSLLSLQRFGWEVVGLPFHDGPECFIYRKDLFENETEKANYLTQYGKILDVPKTWEDFHQIARFFNRPQDNLYGSIFACYPDGHNTVFDFCLQLWTRGGSLVDQHGHIQINSQAAIDGLNFYRTIVNDKTAVHPKSAQFESVAAGIAFSQGEAAMMINWFGFAAMCEVDTHSKVKGKIDVELLPSAIHEKSASLNVYWLYTIAKGSKNKDIAYDFLRFALDKEQDKQLTLEGGIGCRISTWKDEEINQVIPYYHKLEALHEVANMLPQKTNWAAIAAIIDQMVLQAINTDQSTEELIQLAQNQINEIDK; via the coding sequence ATGCATAACCAGATAGATACTTTCAGGATAGCTGTCCGTAAATTTGCCCCTTTTGAATCTGCCATGCAGAAATTTTGGGCACAATATTGTATGGTTTCGGGTTGCAAGCTGAAATTAGAAATGGTGGTGATGGATTTACCCGAGCTTTACGACAGTACCATTGCTCAAAAAGGTTTAGCCAAAGGCGATTTCGATATTGCACACATCAGCACCGATTGGGTTTTAGAAGGTTATACCAATCATGATTTTGAAGTTTTAAATCCTTACATCAACAAAAATAAACCCGACGATTTTCCGAGAGGGTGGAGCAAGTCGCTGCTAAGTTTACAGCGTTTTGGCTGGGAAGTAGTAGGGCTGCCTTTTCACGACGGGCCTGAATGTTTCATTTACCGCAAAGATCTTTTCGAAAACGAAACAGAAAAAGCCAACTATTTAACGCAATACGGGAAAATTTTAGACGTACCGAAAACCTGGGAAGATTTTCATCAGATCGCCAGGTTCTTTAACCGTCCTCAGGATAACCTTTACGGGAGTATCTTCGCCTGTTATCCTGATGGCCATAATACTGTTTTTGATTTTTGTTTACAATTGTGGACCAGAGGTGGAAGCCTGGTTGATCAACACGGCCATATCCAGATCAATAGCCAAGCGGCAATTGACGGGCTTAATTTCTACCGCACAATAGTGAACGACAAAACCGCTGTTCACCCAAAATCGGCACAATTCGAATCTGTTGCTGCAGGAATAGCCTTTTCACAAGGTGAAGCTGCAATGATGATTAATTGGTTTGGTTTTGCGGCCATGTGTGAAGTAGATACACATTCAAAAGTTAAAGGTAAGATTGATGTTGAACTGTTACCTTCAGCCATTCATGAAAAATCAGCTTCTTTAAACGTATACTGGCTTTACACCATTGCTAAGGGGAGTAAAAACAAAGATATCGCCTACGATTTTCTTCGTTTTGCATTAGATAAAGAACAAGACAAACAGCTCACCTTAGAAGGCGGAATTGGCTGTCGGATTTCAACCTGGAAGGATGAAGAAATCAATCAGGTAATTCCATACTATCATAAACTGGAAGCTTTACATGAGGTGGCCAATATGTTACCACAAAAAACCAATTGGGCTGCAATTGCAGCAATAATCGACCAGATGGTTTTGCAGGCCATAAATACAGATCAATCAACCGAAGAATTGATCCAGCTGGCGCAAAACCAAATTAATGAAATTGACAAATGA
- a CDS encoding Gfo/Idh/MocA family protein: MSIDIKYKPELPQSKQPIIIIGAGGIVADAHLPAYKIAGFEVHGIVNRTKERAQKLADTFGIPNVYNSVPEAVKLAPANAVYDLTIMPEQYIETLKQLPDGSAVLIQKPMGDDFTQAKEILELCRSKNLKAAINFQLRFAPFVSAAKYLIDEGLIGELYDMEVRVTIKTPWEIFPHVIIHPRLEIQYHSIHYVDLIRSFLGNPESILAKTLKHPAKSLSSSRSTILFDYGDTMHAVINTNHDHDFGPSHQESYIKWEGTKGAIVAKIGLLMDYPHGVPDVFEYCIIEDGKSPKWEIVKLEGSWFPEAFIGTMANLMRYNEGSSDVLHTSVEDVIQTMAVVESAYKSSDIGGVKVIEQLNN; this comes from the coding sequence ATGAGCATTGACATCAAGTATAAACCAGAATTACCACAAAGCAAACAGCCCATAATCATCATAGGTGCAGGTGGCATAGTGGCCGATGCGCATCTCCCTGCTTATAAAATTGCAGGTTTTGAGGTTCACGGGATTGTAAACCGAACCAAAGAAAGGGCACAGAAACTGGCAGATACCTTCGGCATTCCGAACGTTTACAATTCGGTACCCGAGGCGGTAAAGCTGGCTCCTGCAAACGCAGTTTATGATTTAACCATCATGCCCGAACAATATATTGAAACGCTAAAACAGTTGCCCGATGGAAGTGCCGTACTGATCCAAAAACCAATGGGTGATGATTTTACGCAGGCTAAGGAAATCCTCGAATTGTGCCGGTCGAAAAACTTAAAGGCAGCTATAAATTTTCAATTGCGCTTTGCACCATTTGTTAGTGCTGCAAAATACCTCATCGATGAAGGATTAATAGGCGAACTGTACGATATGGAAGTTCGGGTGACGATTAAAACGCCCTGGGAGATTTTTCCTCACGTAATTATTCATCCGCGTTTGGAAATCCAGTACCATAGCATTCATTATGTAGATTTAATCCGTTCGTTTTTGGGTAATCCGGAAAGTATCCTGGCAAAAACATTAAAACATCCGGCTAAAAGTTTGTCATCATCCCGTTCTACCATTTTATTCGATTATGGCGATACCATGCATGCGGTAATTAACACCAACCATGATCACGATTTCGGTCCAAGCCACCAGGAAAGTTATATTAAATGGGAGGGAACCAAAGGTGCAATTGTAGCTAAAATTGGTTTACTTATGGATTATCCTCACGGTGTACCTGATGTTTTTGAATACTGTATTATAGAAGACGGAAAATCACCAAAATGGGAAATTGTAAAACTGGAAGGCTCCTGGTTTCCAGAAGCTTTTATTGGCACAATGGCCAATTTAATGCGTTATAACGAAGGTTCAAGCGATGTTTTACATACCAGTGTCGAGGATGTGATTCAAACCATGGCTGTGGTAGAAAGTGCGTATAAATCGAGTGATATTGGAGGCGTTAAAGTGATAGAACAATTAAATAACTAG
- the fucP gene encoding L-fucose:H+ symporter permease, translating to MTNEPITTQQEIVTGGGSSSGKKYLLPFILVISLFFLWGMAHNLDSILIPHLKKACNLNNKQSTLIDTSVFLAYFLMAIPAGMILKKWGYKATMISGLLAFAFGAFLFVPAANNLSYITFLIALFIIGCGLTMLETSANPYAAVLGDPAKATSRLNLAASFNGLAAMVAPMIGGLFILSGKSHTKEELAAMTEVSRNNYFLEEAASVKTPYITLGIVLLVIAAIFYFIHLPEIKTKSIDGEAKGSFFGSLRHKHLKWAVVAQFFYVGAQVCVTSFFIRMAQQGGGFDEKTAASYLAIYGLLFTVGRFAGTAILQFVSSNKLLAIYAVISILLCLVAILGKGSYVVYALGAIGFFMSIMFPTIFALGIEGIGDDTKPGSSWLIMSIVGGAILPFGMGSLIDMYGDNIQIGYSIPLVCFVVILYFGLRGYKIARK from the coding sequence ATGACTAATGAACCAATAACCACACAACAAGAAATTGTAACCGGGGGCGGCTCCTCATCAGGAAAGAAGTATCTGTTACCTTTTATACTCGTAATCAGCTTGTTTTTCCTTTGGGGAATGGCGCATAACCTCGATTCGATTCTGATTCCACATTTAAAAAAAGCCTGTAATTTAAATAATAAACAATCAACGTTGATTGATACCTCTGTTTTCTTGGCTTATTTTTTAATGGCTATTCCAGCCGGAATGATTTTGAAAAAATGGGGATACAAAGCAACCATGATCTCAGGTTTGCTGGCTTTTGCTTTCGGTGCATTTTTGTTTGTTCCAGCTGCCAATAACTTGTCTTACATCACATTTTTGATCGCACTTTTCATCATTGGTTGCGGTTTAACCATGCTCGAAACTTCAGCAAATCCTTACGCTGCCGTATTGGGCGATCCTGCAAAAGCAACAAGCAGACTAAACCTTGCTGCATCTTTCAACGGACTGGCCGCAATGGTTGCACCAATGATTGGCGGATTGTTTATCCTGTCGGGTAAATCGCACACAAAAGAGGAACTGGCTGCAATGACCGAAGTTAGCCGAAATAACTACTTCCTTGAAGAGGCTGCGTCGGTGAAAACACCTTACATTACGCTTGGAATAGTGTTATTGGTTATAGCCGCAATCTTCTACTTTATTCATCTTCCGGAAATTAAAACGAAAAGCATTGATGGTGAGGCAAAGGGAAGCTTTTTCGGTTCGCTACGTCACAAACATTTAAAGTGGGCTGTTGTTGCTCAGTTCTTTTATGTTGGCGCGCAGGTTTGTGTTACCAGTTTTTTTATTAGAATGGCTCAGCAAGGCGGCGGGTTTGACGAGAAAACAGCTGCATCTTATCTGGCAATTTATGGGTTATTATTTACTGTTGGCCGCTTTGCAGGAACCGCGATTCTTCAGTTTGTGTCATCGAATAAGCTGCTCGCTATCTATGCGGTAATCTCTATTTTATTGTGTTTGGTAGCCATATTAGGCAAAGGATCTTACGTGGTTTATGCGCTGGGTGCAATAGGCTTTTTTATGTCAATTATGTTCCCAACCATTTTTGCATTAGGAATAGAGGGAATAGGCGACGATACCAAGCCAGGCTCTTCCTGGTTAATCATGTCGATTGTGGGCGGAGCCATTTTGCCATTTGGAATGGGAAGTTTAATCGATATGTATGGCGATAATATTCAGATCGGTTACAGCATTCCATTGGTGTGTTTTGTGGTTATTCTTTATTTCGGGTTAAGAGGGTATAAAATCGCACGAAAATAA
- a CDS encoding ABC transporter substrate-binding protein — translation MEKTINLKGITWNHSRGLLPMVATAQRFSELHPNVNISWEKRSLQQFADFSIQELAERFDLLVIDHPWAGFAAKTKSIVPLDLYLSPEYLKDQEENSVGQSYESYFYDDHLWALPIDAATPVAVSRPDLLAEKGLQLPQSFDDLLELADKGLVAFAGIPIDVLMNFYTLCCSLGEDPCQNDEEVVSTETGVKVLKMYRELASKMDKANFNRNPIQVYEAMTLNDEIAYCPFAYGYSNYSRNGYARKTLHFHDMISLDGKTNLRSTLGGTGLAISAKCEALEMAAKYVTFVGSPACQSTLFFESGGQPGHLAAWKNEEVNRQSHNYFLNTLPALQRAFLRPRYHGSMYFQDHAGDVVRDYLMNGGDEIQVLTAMNELYLQSKSLVLS, via the coding sequence GTGGAGAAGACGATTAATTTAAAAGGAATAACCTGGAACCACAGTCGTGGGCTTTTGCCAATGGTGGCTACGGCGCAGCGATTTTCGGAATTACACCCAAATGTAAACATCAGCTGGGAGAAAAGAAGTTTGCAGCAATTTGCCGATTTTTCAATCCAGGAATTGGCAGAACGATTTGATCTTTTGGTGATCGATCATCCCTGGGCAGGTTTTGCCGCAAAAACAAAATCAATTGTGCCTTTGGATCTTTACCTTTCTCCAGAATATTTAAAAGACCAGGAAGAAAATTCTGTTGGACAATCTTACGAGAGTTACTTCTATGATGACCATTTATGGGCCTTACCAATAGATGCGGCAACTCCTGTAGCCGTCTCAAGACCTGATTTACTTGCTGAAAAAGGGCTACAACTACCTCAATCTTTTGATGATTTATTGGAACTTGCCGATAAAGGTTTAGTCGCCTTTGCGGGCATTCCAATTGATGTTTTAATGAATTTTTATACGCTTTGCTGTTCCTTGGGAGAGGATCCTTGCCAAAATGATGAGGAAGTGGTTTCCACTGAAACAGGTGTTAAGGTTTTGAAAATGTACCGGGAATTGGCTTCAAAGATGGATAAAGCCAATTTCAACAGAAACCCCATTCAGGTGTATGAAGCAATGACTTTAAACGACGAAATTGCGTATTGCCCTTTCGCTTATGGCTACTCGAACTATTCGCGTAATGGTTATGCCCGCAAAACCTTGCATTTTCACGATATGATTTCTTTAGATGGTAAAACCAATCTGAGAAGCACATTAGGCGGAACGGGTTTAGCCATTTCTGCTAAATGCGAAGCATTAGAGATGGCTGCCAAGTATGTAACGTTTGTAGGTTCACCAGCTTGTCAATCCACTTTGTTCTTTGAAAGTGGTGGTCAACCCGGGCATTTGGCCGCCTGGAAAAACGAAGAAGTAAACCGCCAGAGTCATAATTATTTTCTGAATACCTTACCTGCCTTACAAAGAGCTTTTCTCCGCCCACGTTACCATGGTTCGATGTATTTTCAAGACCATGCAGGAGATGTGGTGCGTGATTATTTAATGAATGGAGGCGATGAAATCCAGGTTTTAACCGCCATGAATGAATTGTATCTGCAATCTAAAAGTTTAGTATTATCATGA
- a CDS encoding MaoC/PaaZ C-terminal domain-containing protein translates to MYFKSTFFEDYQLQDKRVTLGRTITETDFVVHAGHTGDFFPHHMDAEWCATQPFKQRIAHGTMIFSIGIGLTASEINPEAMSKGYDKLRFVKPVFIGDTIHSEITIAEKGESKRPEYGTVTEHVEIINQHGEVVLVCDHLLVVKKVH, encoded by the coding sequence ATGTATTTCAAATCAACATTTTTTGAAGATTATCAATTACAGGATAAACGTGTTACGCTAGGTCGCACAATAACAGAGACCGATTTTGTCGTTCACGCAGGTCATACCGGCGATTTCTTCCCGCACCACATGGATGCCGAATGGTGTGCAACACAACCGTTCAAACAAAGAATAGCCCACGGGACGATGATTTTCAGCATTGGAATCGGTTTAACCGCATCAGAAATCAATCCCGAGGCAATGAGTAAAGGTTACGATAAATTACGTTTTGTAAAACCGGTTTTCATTGGCGATACCATCCATTCAGAAATCACGATTGCTGAAAAAGGAGAGAGCAAAAGGCCGGAATATGGCACCGTAACTGAACACGTTGAGATCATTAACCAACACGGAGAGGTGGTATTGGTATGCGACCATCTTTTGGTGGTGAAAAAGGTTCATTAG